One genomic window of Paenisporosarcina antarctica includes the following:
- the gltX gene encoding glutamate--tRNA ligase: MTQEVRVRYAPSPTGNLHIGGARTALFNYLYARHHGGKFIVRIEDTDIGRNIEGGELSQLENLKWLGIDYDESVDIGGPYAPYRQMERLDIYKKHAQEMLENGHAYKCFCTTEELEAVKDAQKARGIAAPMYNGACRNLTKEEVAEKEAAGLSYTIRMRVPAEVTYTFEDLVRGSVSFESKDVGDWVIVKASGIPTYNFAVVLDDHFMKITHVFRGEEHLSNTPRQMMVFQSFGWEAPRYGHMTLIINENRKKLSKRDESIIQFVTQYKDLGYLPEAMFNFFALLGWSPEGEDEIFSKEDLIRLFDVNRLSKSPSMFDKQKLTWTNNQYVKQLSLEEVVDLALPHLQKAGRLPATLTAEEKQWATGVISLYHDQMSFGAEITELTDLFFKDELTYDEEASAILAGEQVPEVMASFKTQLEQLEVFEPAEIKAAVKAVQKETGHKGKNLFMPIRVVTTGQSHGPELPNAISLIGKVKVIARVEKYTKQ; encoded by the coding sequence ATGACACAAGAAGTTCGTGTACGCTACGCGCCAAGTCCAACAGGAAATTTACATATTGGTGGAGCACGCACCGCATTATTTAACTATTTATATGCACGTCATCACGGCGGCAAATTTATCGTGCGTATTGAAGATACGGACATTGGTCGTAATATTGAAGGTGGCGAACTATCGCAACTTGAGAATTTGAAATGGCTTGGCATTGACTATGATGAGTCGGTCGATATTGGCGGACCATATGCACCATACCGTCAAATGGAGCGTCTTGATATATACAAAAAGCATGCACAAGAAATGCTTGAAAATGGCCATGCATATAAATGTTTCTGTACAACTGAAGAGTTGGAAGCGGTTAAAGATGCACAAAAAGCTAGAGGTATTGCCGCACCGATGTACAATGGTGCGTGCCGTAACTTAACTAAAGAAGAAGTTGCGGAAAAAGAAGCTGCAGGACTTTCGTATACAATTCGTATGCGCGTTCCAGCTGAAGTAACGTATACATTTGAAGATTTAGTTCGTGGTTCAGTTTCATTTGAATCAAAAGACGTGGGTGACTGGGTGATTGTAAAAGCAAGTGGTATTCCTACTTACAACTTCGCGGTTGTATTAGATGATCATTTCATGAAAATCACACATGTTTTCCGTGGAGAAGAACATTTATCAAATACACCAAGACAAATGATGGTATTCCAATCATTTGGTTGGGAAGCTCCACGTTATGGACATATGACGTTAATCATTAACGAAAACCGTAAAAAATTGTCGAAACGTGACGAATCTATCATTCAATTCGTGACGCAATATAAAGATTTGGGTTACCTCCCTGAAGCAATGTTTAATTTCTTTGCACTTCTTGGTTGGTCTCCTGAAGGGGAAGATGAGATTTTCTCGAAAGAAGATCTTATTCGCTTGTTTGATGTTAACCGTTTATCTAAATCTCCATCGATGTTTGATAAACAAAAATTAACATGGACGAATAACCAATATGTGAAGCAACTTTCACTGGAAGAAGTAGTTGATCTTGCATTGCCTCATCTACAAAAAGCAGGTCGTTTACCAGCAACGTTGACAGCAGAAGAAAAGCAATGGGCAACTGGCGTCATCTCTCTTTACCATGATCAAATGAGTTTCGGTGCTGAAATTACTGAGCTAACTGACCTATTCTTTAAAGATGAACTGACATATGATGAAGAAGCGTCTGCCATTTTAGCTGGTGAGCAAGTTCCAGAAGTTATGGCGTCATTCAAAACACAATTGGAACAATTAGAAGTGTTTGAACCAGCAGAAATTAAAGCGGCAGTTAAGGCTGTTCAAAAAGAAACTGGACACAAAGGCAAGAACCTATTCATGCCAATTCGTGTAGTCACAACAGGTCAATCACACGGTCCAGAATTGCCGAACGCTATTTCGTTAATTGGCAAAGTTAAAGTAATAGCTCG